The following are from one region of the Flavobacteriales bacterium genome:
- a CDS encoding insulinase family protein, translated as MKKLSIQLFVILAVSLAACNTGKDKKSDFVDPINAQHYVLDNGLTVYLSVNKDQPRVQTFIAVNTGSTNDPAEFTGLAHYLEHMVFKGTSKFATLDWDKEKPLLDEISELYEKHRLESDPEKKKAIYAMIDSVSGQAAKFAIPNEYDKMINSLGAQGTNAFTSDERTAYINDIPSTELEKWMMVESERFSELVLRLFHTELEAVYEEFNRGQDNDYGKTYEALNAMLFKKHQYGTQTTIGKGEHLKNPSMVKIHEYFDKYYVPNNMAVVIAGDIDPDQTLELVKKYFGKWERKDLVLPTHPTEDPITAVRDTTVYGPMEEWTILGYRLGGYHTDDALMADLMSTMLSNDVAGLIDLNLLQEQKVLDAYCYSNVMRDYSTFILGGNPKGGQSLEEVKDLLVGEVEKIKKGEFSDDLMPAVIRNMKVDQLRQFEGNWLRGYLLSDAFIMGTTWEEYISRVDRMSKITKQQLMDWANKNFNNNYCVVYKETGEDSLVVKVDKPEITPVDINREVQSPFYDSLQAMESIRLKPEFVDFKTALDEKNVMENVPFYYVQNASNDLFTFFIEMDDDLKLDPKVKLAIKYLQYLGTDKYTNEELRQQLYNLGVNFDTQASSWKVYLYLSGLEESFDQGQELVEHIIKHAQPDEEALENLIADELKQREDNKKNKWEIMSGLTNYAKYGVDNKFNNQLSEEELEEVTADELVSIIHGLTTYPHNIFYYGKSSLEDVFAKVKAHHQLPEQLAQVQDPKEFEELPTDKSMVYFVDYDMVQTELDMLSKGEKYNPEHAAYQSMFNEFFGSGLSSVVFQEIRESKALAYSAYAYVGTPSKADESHYVVAYIGTQNNKLGQAMNAMTELMSAIPEGTETMFEESRTSAMKKIESERIIKSGIYWNFRSLQDRGIDYDIRKDIYAKLGTMTMEEMRDYFNSNIANRNYVYCVIGKKSEMDRSILKKLGPVKELSLEEVFGY; from the coding sequence ATGAAAAAGCTATCCATCCAACTGTTTGTAATCCTTGCTGTTTCCTTGGCTGCCTGCAATACTGGCAAAGACAAGAAGAGCGATTTCGTAGACCCGATCAATGCGCAGCATTATGTGCTTGACAATGGTCTGACCGTCTATCTGTCGGTGAACAAGGATCAGCCGCGCGTTCAAACCTTCATTGCTGTGAACACAGGCAGCACCAACGACCCAGCTGAATTCACGGGGCTGGCGCATTACCTCGAACACATGGTTTTTAAAGGAACTTCCAAGTTCGCCACGTTGGATTGGGACAAGGAAAAGCCTTTGCTGGATGAGATCTCTGAACTCTACGAAAAGCACCGTTTGGAAAGCGATCCCGAAAAGAAAAAGGCCATTTACGCCATGATCGATTCTGTTTCTGGGCAGGCCGCCAAATTCGCCATCCCGAACGAATACGATAAGATGATCAACAGCTTGGGTGCGCAGGGAACGAATGCCTTCACTTCGGACGAGCGCACGGCTTACATCAACGATATTCCATCCACAGAGTTGGAAAAATGGATGATGGTGGAGTCGGAGCGATTCTCGGAATTGGTGCTGCGTCTGTTTCATACCGAGTTGGAAGCCGTTTATGAGGAATTTAACCGTGGCCAGGACAACGATTACGGGAAAACCTATGAAGCGCTCAACGCCATGCTTTTCAAAAAGCACCAATATGGTACGCAGACCACCATCGGCAAAGGCGAGCATTTGAAAAATCCATCGATGGTGAAGATCCACGAGTACTTCGATAAGTATTACGTGCCGAACAACATGGCGGTGGTCATTGCTGGAGACATCGACCCTGACCAGACCTTGGAACTGGTGAAAAAATACTTTGGCAAGTGGGAACGCAAAGATCTTGTACTGCCCACGCATCCGACAGAAGATCCGATCACTGCCGTTCGAGACACCACCGTTTACGGCCCGATGGAAGAATGGACGATTCTGGGTTACCGATTGGGCGGCTATCACACCGATGATGCCTTGATGGCCGACCTCATGTCTACCATGCTGTCCAACGATGTGGCCGGACTCATTGACCTTAATCTCCTACAGGAGCAAAAAGTGCTGGACGCCTACTGCTATTCGAATGTGATGCGCGACTATTCGACCTTTATTCTTGGTGGAAACCCAAAAGGTGGCCAGAGCTTGGAGGAAGTGAAAGACCTTTTGGTTGGCGAAGTTGAGAAGATCAAAAAAGGTGAGTTCTCGGATGACCTGATGCCAGCGGTTATCCGAAACATGAAAGTGGACCAACTGCGTCAGTTTGAAGGCAACTGGCTGCGCGGATACCTGCTGAGCGATGCGTTCATTATGGGAACCACGTGGGAAGAATACATTTCGCGCGTTGACCGCATGTCGAAGATCACCAAGCAGCAACTGATGGATTGGGCCAACAAGAATTTCAACAATAACTACTGCGTGGTGTACAAGGAAACGGGAGAAGACTCGCTGGTGGTAAAGGTTGACAAGCCAGAGATCACTCCTGTTGACATCAACCGAGAGGTTCAATCTCCTTTCTATGACAGTTTGCAGGCCATGGAATCCATCCGCCTGAAGCCTGAATTTGTGGATTTCAAAACTGCGCTTGACGAAAAGAACGTGATGGAGAATGTGCCGTTCTATTACGTGCAGAACGCAAGCAACGACCTCTTCACCTTCTTTATTGAGATGGATGATGACCTGAAACTGGACCCGAAGGTGAAACTGGCCATCAAATACCTTCAATATCTGGGAACCGACAAATACACCAACGAAGAACTCCGCCAGCAGCTTTACAACCTCGGAGTGAACTTCGACACACAGGCCAGCTCATGGAAGGTTTACCTCTATCTCAGCGGCCTGGAAGAATCTTTTGACCAAGGTCAGGAACTGGTGGAACACATCATCAAGCATGCGCAGCCAGATGAGGAAGCCCTCGAAAATCTGATCGCGGACGAGTTGAAGCAGCGCGAAGACAACAAGAAGAACAAGTGGGAGATCATGTCGGGGTTGACCAACTATGCGAAGTATGGCGTTGACAACAAGTTCAATAACCAACTGAGCGAGGAAGAATTGGAAGAAGTGACGGCTGACGAATTGGTGAGCATCATCCACGGCCTTACCACCTATCCGCACAACATCTTCTACTATGGCAAATCGTCTTTGGAGGATGTATTCGCTAAAGTGAAGGCCCACCATCAACTGCCAGAGCAACTTGCGCAAGTGCAAGATCCGAAGGAGTTTGAGGAACTTCCTACCGATAAAAGCATGGTCTACTTCGTGGATTACGACATGGTTCAGACCGAGCTGGACATGCTTTCGAAAGGCGAGAAATACAACCCAGAACATGCGGCTTACCAAAGCATGTTCAACGAATTTTTCGGCAGCGGACTTTCTTCGGTGGTATTCCAAGAAATACGGGAATCGAAAGCCTTGGCCTATTCGGCCTACGCGTATGTGGGCACACCGAGCAAGGCAGATGAGTCGCATTACGTGGTGGCATACATCGGCACGCAGAACAACAAACTCGGACAGGCCATGAACGCCATGACCGAACTGATGAGCGCCATTCCAGAAGGAACGGAAACCATGTTCGAGGAGTCGAGAACATCGGCCATGAAGAAGATCGAATCGGAACGGATCATCAAGTCAGGCATCTACTGGAACTTCCGCAGCCTGCAGGACCGCGGCATCGATTACGACATCCGCAAGGATATCTACGCCAAACTCGGCACCATGACCATGGAAGAGATGAGAGACTACTTCAACTCCAACATTGCCAACAGAAATTACGTGTACTGCGTCATTGGCAAGAAATCCGAGATGGACAGGTCAATCCTTAAAAAGCTTGGGCCCGTAAAAGAGCTTTCGCTGGAAGAGGTTTTTGGGTATTGA
- a CDS encoding DUF1571 domain-containing protein: protein MKRTAFLLIASLLAGQTLFAQDIDKHEIFRKMMESIQGIKTLSFHLDKTERIKGKMMPGSQDVKLNVKPFKVYLKVQVPNKGAEVLYIEGENKGNAKVNPNAFPYMTLNLDPNGDILRKDQHHSVKELGFGYTGDLLNYVYNKYKDKINDYVTINGEVTYDGRKCWNVTLINKEYKIENYTVQPGEDILKIARKLRLDEYSLLELNNIKDFDDVKAGQTIKVQNSLCKQIEMYIDMQNYLPLYQKLYDEKGLMAVYEYSNLKINPTFKPEEFSAEYSGYDF from the coding sequence ATGAAAAGAACCGCATTTCTACTGATCGCATCGCTGCTTGCAGGCCAAACGCTTTTTGCGCAGGACATCGACAAACATGAGATCTTCCGCAAGATGATGGAATCGATCCAAGGCATCAAAACGCTGAGCTTCCATCTCGATAAGACCGAGCGCATCAAGGGAAAAATGATGCCTGGTTCGCAGGATGTGAAACTGAATGTGAAGCCTTTCAAGGTTTACCTGAAAGTGCAAGTGCCCAACAAGGGCGCAGAAGTGCTGTACATTGAAGGCGAGAACAAGGGTAACGCCAAGGTAAATCCAAACGCGTTCCCTTACATGACCCTGAATCTCGACCCGAATGGTGATATCCTACGTAAAGATCAGCACCACAGCGTGAAAGAACTTGGCTTCGGCTACACGGGCGACCTGCTGAATTACGTTTACAACAAGTACAAGGACAAGATCAATGATTACGTGACCATCAATGGCGAAGTGACCTACGATGGTCGCAAGTGCTGGAATGTAACCCTTATTAATAAGGAGTATAAGATCGAGAACTACACGGTTCAGCCAGGAGAGGACATCCTGAAAATTGCCCGTAAGCTGCGCTTGGATGAATACTCGCTTTTGGAGTTGAACAACATCAAGGATTTCGATGATGTGAAAGCGGGGCAGACCATCAAAGTACAGAACTCACTTTGCAAGCAGATCGAGATGTACATCGACATGCAAAACTACCTTCCGCTCTACCAGAAATTGTATGATGAGAAAGGGCTGATGGCGGTGTACGAATACTCGAACCTGAAGATCAATCCGACCTTCAAACCAGAGGAATTCTCTGCCGAATACAGCGGCTACGATTTCTAA
- a CDS encoding TSUP family transporter — translation MSFTMVLVLLLIGVAAGFASGFVGVGGGIIIVPALVFFLGYSQHMAQGTSLALMLPPIGLLGFYNYYKSGNANISAALLIAAAFVIGAYFGSKVSLSLDQSIVKKVFGGVMMLAAAKLLFSK, via the coding sequence ATGAGTTTTACAATGGTATTGGTGCTGTTGCTGATAGGCGTGGCAGCAGGTTTTGCAAGTGGATTCGTGGGCGTTGGTGGTGGCATCATCATCGTTCCTGCGTTGGTGTTCTTTCTCGGCTACTCGCAACACATGGCGCAGGGCACCAGCTTGGCGCTCATGCTTCCACCCATCGGTCTGCTCGGATTCTACAACTATTATAAGAGCGGCAATGCCAACATTTCGGCAGCCCTTCTCATTGCGGCCGCATTTGTAATAGGTGCATATTTCGGTAGTAAGGTCTCGCTCTCGCTCGATCAGAGCATCGTCAAAAAGGTGTTCGGAGGCGTGATGATGCTGGCAGCCGCAAAACTTCTTTTCAGCAAATGA
- a CDS encoding amidohydrolase, producing the protein MMKDRIKQLVTENAQQVLDIRRHLHAHPELSFKEFETSKFVCEKLDEWGIPYKSGFVETGIVALIEGKNPSSKVIALRGDMDALPILEANDVPYRSQNEGVMHACGHDVHTACVLGAAKALHTLRSEFEGTVKIIFQPGEERLPGGASLMIKEGALENPKPSAIVGQHVLPSLEVGKVGFRAGMYMASADEVYFTVKGKGGHAALPHTLIDPVLITSHIIVALQQVVSRRTKPGVPCVLSFGSVHANGATNVIPNEVEVQGTFRTMDEEWRMEAHGIMKKLAEEMAASMGGSCDFRVDVGYPYVYNDEALTELARNSAKEYMGEENVVELDMRMTGEDFSFYTHHMPGCFYRLGVGNTEKGLTSGLHTPTFNVDEKSLEIGTGLMAYIAVSQLRS; encoded by the coding sequence ATGATGAAAGACCGCATAAAACAGTTGGTGACGGAGAATGCCCAGCAGGTGCTCGACATCCGCAGGCATCTGCATGCACATCCTGAGCTTTCTTTCAAGGAGTTCGAGACAAGCAAATTCGTCTGCGAAAAACTCGATGAGTGGGGCATCCCATACAAAAGCGGTTTTGTGGAAACAGGCATCGTTGCACTCATCGAAGGGAAGAACCCTTCCTCCAAGGTCATTGCCCTGCGGGGAGATATGGATGCGCTGCCGATACTGGAAGCAAACGATGTTCCCTACCGTTCGCAGAACGAAGGCGTGATGCACGCCTGCGGGCATGATGTGCACACCGCCTGCGTGCTGGGTGCGGCCAAGGCGCTTCACACCTTGCGAAGCGAGTTTGAAGGAACCGTCAAGATCATCTTCCAACCCGGAGAGGAACGCCTGCCCGGTGGCGCCTCGCTTATGATAAAGGAAGGCGCGCTCGAAAATCCGAAACCGAGTGCCATAGTGGGGCAGCATGTGTTGCCCAGTTTGGAAGTGGGCAAGGTCGGTTTCCGTGCCGGGATGTACATGGCCTCGGCCGATGAGGTCTACTTCACCGTAAAAGGAAAAGGAGGTCATGCCGCGTTGCCGCATACGCTTATCGACCCGGTGCTCATCACCTCGCACATCATCGTGGCATTGCAGCAAGTGGTAAGCCGAAGGACAAAGCCCGGTGTTCCGTGCGTGCTCTCGTTCGGAAGCGTGCATGCCAACGGGGCCACCAATGTCATTCCCAACGAGGTGGAGGTGCAGGGTACGTTCCGCACCATGGATGAGGAATGGCGTATGGAAGCTCACGGAATTATGAAGAAACTGGCCGAGGAGATGGCCGCATCCATGGGTGGCAGTTGCGACTTCCGTGTGGATGTGGGCTACCCGTATGTGTATAACGATGAGGCACTGACCGAACTGGCGCGTAATTCCGCCAAGGAATACATGGGCGAGGAGAATGTGGTGGAACTTGATATGCGCATGACGGGCGAAGACTTCAGTTTCTACACCCACCACATGCCCGGTTGCTTTTACCGTTTGGGTGTGGGCAATACCGAAAAAGGGCTCACCTCCGGCCTGCACACACCTACCTTCAATGTAGATGAGAAAAGCTTGGAGATAGGCACGGGGCTGATGGCCTATATTGCTGTAAGTCAGCTCCGTTCATAA
- a CDS encoding four helix bundle protein, with translation MAFKFENLNVWQKSLDYTASIHELTLKFPKDELYILTSQIKRAADSINLNIAEGSTGQSDAEFGKFLGYAIRSAIEVVSCLYVGQKRGLISEDDFQRLYSEAEEIIRMTQALRNSIKSKK, from the coding sequence ATGGCATTTAAATTCGAAAATCTGAATGTTTGGCAGAAATCGTTGGATTATACTGCCTCTATTCATGAACTGACATTGAAATTTCCAAAGGATGAATTGTACATTCTTACTTCACAGATCAAACGAGCAGCAGACAGTATAAATCTCAACATTGCAGAAGGGTCAACTGGTCAGTCAGATGCAGAATTCGGTAAGTTTCTCGGCTATGCCATCCGATCGGCAATTGAGGTTGTGTCTTGTTTGTATGTTGGACAAAAACGGGGATTAATCAGTGAAGATGACTTTCAGCGTCTTTACAGCGAGGCAGAAGAAATTATAAGAATGACCCAAGCCCTCCGCAACTCAATCAAATCAAAAAAATAA
- a CDS encoding MBL fold metallo-hydrolase: MNLKKFVFNPFQENTYLVWDDEKNCAIIDPGCADEYERNELVDFIEKEGLKPVKLLNTHCHVDHVLGNKFLAEKYGLELEMHQGDVPVLNAVPSYGASYGFNTGEMVKPSVFLEHGDVVKIGSLELHVIHTPGHSPGGICFYNIPSKQIIVGDALFYGSIGRTDLPGGNHAQLITAIKRELLTLPEETTVHSGHGPSTSIGFEKANNPFLR; encoded by the coding sequence ATGAATCTTAAGAAGTTCGTTTTCAACCCGTTTCAAGAAAACACCTATCTCGTTTGGGATGATGAGAAGAACTGCGCCATCATCGACCCCGGTTGTGCTGATGAATATGAACGGAACGAGCTGGTCGATTTCATCGAAAAAGAAGGGTTGAAACCTGTGAAACTGCTGAACACTCATTGCCATGTGGATCACGTGCTGGGCAACAAATTCTTGGCAGAGAAATACGGATTGGAGCTGGAAATGCACCAAGGCGATGTTCCTGTGCTGAATGCTGTTCCGAGCTATGGCGCATCCTATGGTTTCAACACGGGCGAAATGGTGAAACCTTCTGTGTTTTTGGAGCATGGCGATGTGGTGAAGATCGGTTCGTTGGAACTTCATGTGATCCACACACCAGGTCATTCTCCAGGCGGAATCTGTTTCTACAACATTCCATCCAAGCAGATCATTGTGGGCGATGCGCTCTTCTACGGAAGCATTGGCAGAACGGATCTTCCTGGTGGAAATCACGCTCAATTGATAACCGCCATTAAACGCGAATTGCTAACACTTCCCGAAGAAACCACAGTTCATTCTGGCCACGGACCTTCTACAAGCATCGGATTTGAGAAGGCGAACAACCCATTCCTGAGATGA
- a CDS encoding 5-methyltetrahydrofolate--homocysteine methyltransferase, protein MKRTKQLEQAVKERILVLDGAMGTMIQRYKLEEEDYRGERFKDSPKPLKGNNDLLSITRPEIIKEIHAKYFEAGADIAETNTFSGTTIAQADYGLEDAVYDINYYSAKIAREVADEFTAKEPNKPRFVAGSMGPTNRTASLSPDVNDPGFRAVSFDDLRIAYKEQAKALVDGGVDILLVETVFDTLNAKAALFAIEELFEEIGYRLPIMVSGTITDASGRTLSGQTTEAFLISISHIPLFSVGLNCALGAAQLRPYLQVLASKAPFGVSAHPNAGLPNEFGEYDETPEMMAAQIEEFLKENLVNVIGGCCGTTPAHIKAIAEVAARYSPRSIDHSPQKSEL, encoded by the coding sequence ATGAAAAGAACTAAACAATTAGAACAAGCAGTAAAAGAACGGATACTCGTTCTGGATGGCGCGATGGGCACCATGATCCAGCGCTACAAACTGGAAGAAGAGGATTATCGTGGTGAGCGTTTCAAGGATTCACCAAAACCGTTGAAAGGAAACAACGACCTGCTTTCCATCACACGGCCAGAGATCATCAAGGAGATCCATGCCAAGTATTTCGAAGCAGGCGCAGACATTGCCGAGACGAACACATTCAGCGGAACAACCATCGCCCAAGCGGATTATGGCTTGGAGGACGCGGTGTACGACATCAATTACTACTCGGCCAAGATCGCACGCGAAGTAGCGGATGAATTCACGGCCAAAGAGCCGAACAAACCGCGATTTGTGGCAGGTTCCATGGGTCCGACAAACCGAACGGCTTCGCTTTCACCTGATGTGAACGATCCTGGTTTCCGTGCTGTGAGCTTCGATGATCTACGAATTGCCTACAAGGAACAGGCAAAGGCGTTGGTTGATGGCGGTGTAGATATTCTTCTGGTTGAAACCGTGTTCGACACACTCAATGCCAAAGCAGCACTTTTCGCCATCGAAGAACTGTTTGAAGAGATCGGCTACAGATTACCGATCATGGTCTCAGGAACCATCACAGATGCCAGCGGCAGAACGCTCTCGGGACAGACAACCGAAGCCTTTCTCATATCCATCTCGCACATTCCATTGTTCAGCGTTGGATTGAACTGCGCGCTTGGTGCGGCTCAGCTTCGTCCGTACTTGCAAGTGCTGGCGAGTAAAGCTCCGTTCGGTGTCAGCGCACACCCGAATGCAGGTCTTCCGAACGAATTCGGAGAATATGATGAAACGCCCGAAATGATGGCCGCTCAGATCGAGGAATTCCTGAAAGAGAATTTGGTGAATGTGATCGGTGGTTGCTGTGGCACTACGCCAGCGCATATTAAAGCCATTGCTGAGGTGGCTGCGAGGTATAGTCCACGGTCAATAGACCATAGTCCACAGAAGTCCGAACTATGA
- a CDS encoding T9SS type A sorting domain-containing protein, producing MISVVRLLVVCLIVGLSSPLTTSAQCISQWVKQISGLPIGNLSNSSPSLVIDFQGNVIVSNVVVGADTIITDGQVFPETNSFNPNSDFFIAKYNSEGDLLWLKTILGERECGSLDLAVDANGNIYVGGIMQNSITVDGILIERPPESLPQPGYFILKFNSQGVLQWSQKGDWKSSRCYRLAWTGSDLAFVIPYSDSVSVGGEVFYSDDIAWQQDMVFGRLDEDGNLLNAVNIGGEGNVEVNSFDCDSIGCILQGRFDRELTFDGTTVSTPAENHFELYQMSINSDYGLDWLNHSQSSPAIDPRAYGLSLSGNDDVYFSGFYWNSAFSIAGEQLPVPTENDVFVGHLERSDGNITWLKKGSGNSFDATKCMTSSGNSVWFAGEFYSDVFDYEGSSFTNTPDGENDGFLLSFDSDGKPKCGLQLEGVGQNGILQVESFGDGHVGLLAYLDSTIEFGGQTYDAQGNYDLLVIKTCLPCDTLTGVGEVEKEQAHLSIYPNPLTTQTKLTYRAPQGSRPTMQLRDMLGRLVKTVQLPSNEGTYTLDARGLGAGVYFCTLLNGVEVLATQKLSVTYVSL from the coding sequence ATGATTTCTGTAGTGAGATTATTGGTAGTTTGCCTAATTGTAGGGCTTAGTTCACCATTGACAACTTCAGCACAATGTATTTCTCAATGGGTCAAGCAGATTTCTGGTTTGCCTATTGGTAACCTCTCAAACAGTAGCCCTAGTTTGGTGATTGACTTTCAAGGGAATGTAATAGTCAGCAATGTAGTAGTTGGGGCAGATACCATAATAACGGATGGGCAAGTGTTTCCAGAAACCAATTCGTTCAATCCGAACTCTGATTTTTTCATTGCCAAGTACAATTCAGAAGGCGACCTTTTATGGTTGAAAACGATACTTGGAGAAAGAGAATGTGGATCTCTTGATTTAGCTGTGGATGCAAATGGTAACATTTATGTTGGTGGTATTATGCAGAATTCAATTACGGTGGACGGAATATTGATTGAACGACCTCCTGAAAGCCTTCCGCAACCTGGCTATTTTATTCTGAAGTTCAATTCTCAAGGTGTGTTGCAATGGAGTCAAAAGGGAGATTGGAAGAGTTCCAGATGTTATCGATTGGCATGGACAGGTTCTGATCTCGCATTTGTGATTCCCTACTCTGACAGTGTTTCGGTAGGAGGTGAAGTATTCTATTCAGATGATATAGCATGGCAACAGGACATGGTATTTGGGAGACTTGATGAGGACGGAAACCTTCTCAATGCGGTGAACATCGGAGGAGAGGGCAATGTGGAGGTCAATTCTTTCGACTGTGATTCTATAGGATGCATCCTACAAGGGAGGTTTGACCGTGAGCTGACCTTTGATGGAACCACCGTATCTACCCCTGCGGAGAACCATTTCGAACTCTATCAGATGTCAATTAATTCAGATTACGGATTGGACTGGTTGAATCATTCTCAAAGCTCTCCTGCAATTGACCCAAGAGCATATGGTCTGAGTTTGTCAGGTAATGATGATGTTTATTTTTCAGGGTTCTATTGGAATTCAGCATTCAGTATTGCTGGCGAACAACTTCCAGTTCCAACGGAAAATGACGTTTTTGTTGGACACCTTGAGAGGTCTGATGGCAATATCACTTGGCTGAAAAAGGGGAGCGGTAATTCTTTTGATGCAACTAAATGCATGACCTCTTCCGGTAATTCTGTGTGGTTCGCGGGAGAGTTTTATTCAGATGTTTTTGATTATGAAGGAAGCTCTTTTACCAATACACCAGATGGGGAAAATGATGGGTTTCTTTTATCATTTGATTCAGATGGCAAACCGAAATGTGGTTTACAATTGGAAGGGGTTGGACAAAACGGGATACTTCAGGTTGAGAGTTTTGGAGATGGTCATGTGGGACTACTTGCATACTTAGATAGTACAATTGAATTTGGCGGTCAAACCTATGATGCACAGGGCAATTATGACCTTTTGGTCATAAAAACCTGCCTGCCGTGCGATACATTAACAGGTGTGGGTGAGGTAGAAAAGGAGCAGGCACACCTGAGCATTTACCCCAACCCCCTTACCACACAGACCAAACTTACCTACCGCGCTCCGCAGGGCAGCCGCCCCACCATGCAACTGAGAGATATGCTTGGCCGCTTGGTAAAAACCGTGCAACTGCCAAGTAATGAGGGTACTTATACCTTAGATGCACGCGGGCTGGGTGCGGGTGTGTATTTCTGTACGTTGCTTAATGGGGTGGAGGTATTGGCTACGCAAAAGCTTTCTGTAACGTACGTCTCCCTATAA